One genomic window of Gammaproteobacteria bacterium includes the following:
- the rpsF gene encoding 30S ribosomal protein S6 — MRHYEIVFMVHPDQSEQVPATIERYRSMVESGGGRIHRLEDWGRRQLAYPINKILKAHYVLMNIECEQTTLDEIKSAFRFNDAVIRNLIMLRPRADTDASPLAKSREEEQRAESDDSDATESRPERTDDASETTRPERPDRDEQESA, encoded by the coding sequence TTCATGGTCCATCCGGACCAGAGCGAGCAGGTTCCCGCGACCATCGAAAGGTATCGGTCGATGGTGGAATCCGGCGGCGGACGCATTCACCGCCTGGAAGACTGGGGCCGCCGCCAGCTCGCCTACCCCATCAATAAAATCCTCAAGGCGCACTACGTGTTGATGAACATAGAATGCGAACAGACGACCCTGGATGAGATCAAGAGCGCCTTCCGCTTTAACGACGCGGTGATCCGCAATCTAATCATGTTGCGGCCCAGGGCCGATACCGACGCGTCGCCGCTCGCCAAGTCCAGAGAAGAAGAGCAGCGCGCCGAAAGTGACGACAGCGACGCGACCGAAAGCCGTCCCGAGCGCACGGATGACGCGTCGGAAACCACGCGGCCCGAACGCCCTGACCGCGACGAACAGGAATCCGCTTAA